The Microbispora sp. ZYX-F-249 DNA segment GCAGAGGCAGCGGCGAGCCGAGCCCGGCGAGGATGTCGCGCCAGGCGACCAGCATGAACCCGAGCCCGGCGAGCACGGCCAGGAACGAGACGCCGAGCGACCACCACGACAGCCGCGACAGGGCGGCCGAGGTGTCCGTCCAGTTCCGGGCCAGGCCGTACGCCAGGAAGGCGAGCGCGACCACGGCGAGCAGCACCCGCAGCAGCGGGCTGGAGCGCAGGCGGTTCAGCAGGCGCGGCACGCGCCCAGGGTAAAGCCTGAAGCTACTGATCGGTAGGTTCGCCGCGCGGGTTGTCCACAGGGTGGGCTGATCGCGAGGCGGGGGCGGCGCGGGCACGGGTACTGTTGGGCAGCGTGAAGACGAGGGTGAGCGGGGGACGAGGGTGAGCGCGGAACGCGCGGCTCAGCTGGAATACTCCGAGTTCCAGGCCGCGATGCTCGACGAGGACAAGCGCCGGCGCAAGGCCGCGAAGATCATCGCCGTGCTCGCGCACTTCCTGGGCAGGGACGCGGCCAAGCCCGGCGAGGTGCTGTCGGGGCTCACCGTCGGCGACGTCGGGTGCTCGGCCGGGTTCATCGCCGACGAGCTGGCCGCCGCGGGCGCGCGGCGCACGCTCGGGCTCGACATCGACGTCCCGGGCCTGCGCAAGGCGTCGGACCGCTTCGGCGGGCGGGTCGCGTTCGTCTGCGCCGACGGCTCCCGCCTGCCTTTCCCGGACGGCTCGATCGACGTGCTGGTCTTCAACCACATCTACGAGCACGTGGTGGACCCCGACGCGGTGATCGCCGACATGCACCGGGTGCTGTCCGACGACGGCGTGCTCTACCTCGGCCTGGGCAACCGGCTCGGCGTCATGGAGCCGCACTACAAGCTGCCCTTCCTGTCCTACCTGCCGCCCGCGGCGGCCGACCGGTACGTGCGGGCGTTCGGCCGGGCCGACCACTACTACGAGCGGTTCCGCACCCGCCCGGGGCTGCGGCGGATGCTCGCGGACTTCCACGTGTGGGACTACACGTTCCCGGTGCTGGCCGCGCCCGAGCGGTTCGCCGGGGGCGAGCTGTTCCCCGGCGCGGTCGGCCGCGCCGCCAAGGCCACGCTGGAGCGGACCCCGCGCCCCGCCCTGCGGGCGCTGCTGCCGGTCGTCCCGACCTACCTGTGGGTCGCGACCAAGACGCCTCGCCGTCCCCTCGGCGCGCCGCTCCCGCAGCCGCCCGAGCCGGTCCGTACGTCCCGATGAGCCGTCGCAAAGTCGTACGCGCGCTGTTCCTGCTCGTGGCGCTGGGGTTCGGCGTCTGGGCGGTGGCGAGCCAGTGGACCGCCGTGGCCGACGGGTTCACCCGGCTGTCGTGGGCGGAGCTCGCCGGCTCGCTGGTGGCGGTGCTCGGCGCGCTGGTCGCGGGGATGCTCATGTGGCGGGCGCTGCTGGCCGACCTGGGCTCCCCGCTGGCCTTCACCGACGCGTCCAAGATCTTCTTCGTGGGCCAGCTCGGCAAGTACATCCCCGGGTCGGTGTGGCCGATGCTCGCGCAGATGGAGATGGGCCGCGACCACGGCATACCCCGGCCGCGCAGCGCGGCCGCGTTCTTCCTGACGTACCCGATCTACCTCGGCACCGGCCTGCTGGTGGCCGTCGTCACGCTCCCGGTGCTCGCCGGGCAGTCGGTCGCGAGGTACGCCTGGCTGCTGCTGCTCGTGCCCGTGGTCGCCGCCGCCCTGCATCCCCGGGTGGTCAACGGCGTCATCGCGTTCGGGCTGCGCAAACTGCGCCGCCCGCCGCTCGAACGGCCCCTCACCCGGCGCGGCGTGCTCGTCGCGTGCGGCTGGGCCCTGGCGGGCTGGGCGGCGTACGGCGTGCACCTGGCGCTGATCGTGCACGGCCTCGGGGCGGGCGGGCCCTCGGCCGTGATCCTGAGCTTCGGCGCGTTCGCGCTCGCCTGGTGCCTGGGCTTCGTGTTCGTGATCGCCCCGGCGGGCGCGGGCGTGCGCGAGGTCGCGATGGTGGCCGCGCTCGCCCCGGTGCTCGACCGGCCCGCGGCGATCGCCGCCGCGCTGTGCTCCCGGCTCATCGTGTCCGTCGGCGACCTGGTGTGCGCGGGCGCCGCCGGTCTTGCCTCCCGCCGCGCGGTCCGTACGCGGAAGGAGCCCGTAGTCCGGGCCTGAATCCGTGGACTCGGCGCGGAATGCGCATCCTGAGAGACGCCCCTCATGTGATATCGCTCACGTTTTGGGGGACTCCGGAAATAGAGTGACAAGGAGGGGTGCGGGGGAAGGCGTCCGTTCGCGGCGTGGGCCCCCGGGCCTCTGCCGGAACACCGCCGGAACAGCGGGACCGCGTGGGCGGGGAGCGATCCTCCCCGGCCGGCGCGGGCCCAAGGGAGGGGAGCGATTCATTTGACACCCCGGGTGCTCGTCGACGCCGCCGCGGTCCCCGCCGACCGCGGCGCCCTGATCAGGTATGTCGATGGATTGGTCGCGGCCCTGCACGAGGCGGGCGCCGACGTCGCGGTGGTCTGCCAGCGGGCGGACGCCGAACGGTACGCGGCGCTGGCCCCCTCGGCGCGGATCCTCTCCGGACCGCCCGCCATCACCAACCGGGACAAGCGGCTGGCCTGGGAGCAGACCGGGCTGCCGGTCCTGGCCCGGCACGCCGGAGCCCAGGTGATCCACGCCCCCTACTACTCGATCCCGCTGGGCTCGGGCCTGCCCACGGTGGCCACCGTCCACGACGTCACCTCGTTCACCGACCCCGACCAGCACGACCCCGTGCGGGCCTCGTTCTTCCGGTCGGCCACCCGCACCGCCGTACGCCACGCGAACCGTGTGATCGTGCCGTCGAAGGCCACCATGGACGAGCTGGTCCGGGTGCTCGACGCCGACCCCACCCGGATCGACGTCGCCTACCATGGCGTGGATCCCGCGCTGTTCCACCCTCCGGCGCCCGAGGACGTGCGCCGGGTGGCCGGGCGCATCGGGCTGCACGGCCGGCCGTACGTCGCCTATCTGGGCGCGCTGGAGCCGCGCAAGAACGTGCCGAACCTGGTGACCGGCTTCGGCCGGGCGGTCGCACACCTGGCCACGCCCCCCGCGCTGGTGCTGGCGGGCGGCCCGGCCTGGGACGAGGAGGTCGACGCCGCCGTCGCCGCGCTGCCGCCCCGGGTGAAGGTCGTGCGTCCCGGCTACCTGCCCTTCGCCGACCTGCCGGGCTTCCTCGGCGGGGCGCTCGTGGTCGCCTCCCCCTCGCGGTGCGAGGGGTTCGGGCTGCCGGTGCTGGAGGCGATGGCGTGCGGGGCGCCCGTGCTGACCACCCACCGCACCTCGCTGCCGGAGGTCGGCGGCGACGCCGTGGCCTACACCGAGCCCGACGCCGACAGCATCGCGCGGACGCTGCGCGCCCTGCTGGAGTCGCCGGAACGGCGCGAGTCGCTGGCGCGGGCGGGGGTCACCCGGTCACGCGAGTTCACCTGGCGGCACTCGGCCGAGGCCCACCTCGTCGCCTACCAGCGGGCCGTGGAGGATTGAGCGCCACCTTTCGCGGCGAACCCCGCCGGAGGCGGCACTAGGCTACCCTCGCGGCTGTGAGGGAGAGTTCTGTGCGGTCGCCCGACGGTCTCGAGGCGATCCTTCTCGTGGGCGGCCAGGGCACGCGTCTGCGACCGCTGACGCTCAGCACGCCCAAGCCGCTGCTTCCGACGGCGGGGGTGCCCTTCCTCGCGCACCAGCTGGCCAAGGCGCGGGCGTACGGGGTGCGCCGGGTGGTCTTCGCGACGTCCTACCGGGCGTCGATGTTCACCGAGGCCTTCGGCGACGGCTCAGCCTTCGGCCTGGAGATCGTCTACATGACCGAGGACACCCCGCTCGGCACCGGTGGCGCGATCCGCAACGCCGCCCAGGCTTTGACCTGCGCGGCCGAGGCGCCGGTGCTCGTGCTGAACGGCGACATCCTGTCGGGGCACGACATCGCCGCCCAGGTGGACCTGCACGTCGCGCGGGGCGCCGCGGTGACCCTCCACCTCACGGAGGTGGACGACCCGTCGAGGTTCGGCTGCGTGCCGACCGACGGCGACGGCAGGGTCAGCGCCTTCCTGGAGAAGACGCCCAATCCCGTGACCAACCGGATCAACGCCGGCTGCTACGTGTTCCGGCGCTCGGTCATCGACACGATCCCCGAGGGCCAGGTCGTCTCCGTGGAGCGTGAAACTTTCCCCGGGCTCATCGCGGCCGGTGCGCTGGTGCTCGGCTTCGCCGACAGCTCGTACTGGCTGGACGTCGGCACGCCGGCGGCGTTCGTGCAGGGCTCGGCCGACCTGGTGCTGGGCAAGCTCGACTCGCCCGCCCTGCCCGGCCCGGCGGGCGAGCGCCTCCTGCTGGACGGGGCGGTCGTGTCGCCCGAGGCCAAGGTCACCGGGGGTACGGTCGTCTGCGCCCGGGCCATGGTCGAGGCCGGGGCGAGCGTACGCGGGAGCGTGCTGTCCGAGGGCTGCCACGTCGCGTCCGGCGCGACCGTCATCGACTCGGTCGTCGGCGTCGGCGCCCGCGTCGCCCCCGGTGCCGTGCTGCGGCAGGTCGTGGTCGGCGACGGCGCGCTGATCGGCCCCGGCAACGAGCTCACCTCCGGCATGCGCGTCTGGCCGGGGATCACCTTGCCGGAGTGCGCGGTCCGGTTCTCCAGCGACGTCTGAGCGTGCGGCAGACTGGGCGGGTGGAGGCGAGCCGAGCACCCGTGTTACCCGTTCCCGGGGCCGCGCTCCGCGAGCGGCGCTGGCGGCCGTCCGCGCCGCTCGACGTCGTGCTGACGCTGTCCCCGCACCGGCGCGGGGGAGGCGATCCGGCCTGGCGGCGCACCCCCGACGGGGCGATCTGGCGCACCTCGCGCACGCCCGAAGGCCCGGGCACGCTGCGCGTGACGGCGAGCGGCGACGAGGTCCGCGGGCAGGCGTGGGGGCCGGGTTCCGGCTGGCTGCTGGAGACGCTTCCGTCGCTGCTCGGCGCCGACGACGACGTGGCCGGCTTCGCCGCGATGCTCGCGCGGCTGACCCGCTCGCACGATTCCCGGCACGCCCGCGCGGCCGCGTTCGTCGCGGGCCTGGCCGGACGCGCCACCGGGCTGCGGATCGGCCGCTCCCTGCGGGTCTTCGAAGCGCTCGCGCCCGCCGTGCTCGAGCAGAAGGTGGTCGGCAGGGAGGCGTGGCGGGCCTGGCGGTTCCTCCTGCGCCGGTACGGCGAGCCGGCCCCGGGCCCGGCGCCCGAGGGCATGTACGTGGTCCCGCCGCCGGAGGTGTGGCGGGCGATCCCGTCGTGGGACTGGCACCGGGCGGGCGCGGAGGCCGTACGGGCCAGGACGATCGTCAACGCGGCCCGGCACGCCGAGAAGCTGGAGCGCACGACTACCACCACCGCGGAGGCGTCGGCGGAGGCGGACCGCCTGCTGCGGGCGCTGCCGGGCATCGGCGTGTGGACCTCCGCCGAGGTGCGCCAGCGGGCCCACGGCGACCCGGACGCCCCGAGTGTCGGCGACTTCCACCTGCCGGGCATCGTCGGCTACGCGCTGACCGGGCGGAAGACCGACGACGACGGCATGCTCGAACTGCTCGAGCCGTTCCGGGGACACCGCCACCGCGTGGTCAGGCTGATCGAGCTCAGCGGTGTCAGGCCGCCGGCGCGCGGCCCGCGCATGGCTCCTCGCGACTACCGGGCCTTCTGACCCCGTCCCGCGCCCCCTCGCGTCCGCAGGGCCTGGTTGATCCCGCAGTCGTCGATTCCCTGGCTGCACCGGCCGTTGAGGGTGTTGGTGAAGAAGGCGACGCTCGTCTCCTGCTGGAGGCCGGCGGTGGCGATGCCGTTGTTGCCCGCGGGCGCGTTCACGTTGCGTCTGCCCCCGGACAGCTGGCGGACCCCACTGGCGATCGCGTCGGCGTTGGCCGTGTTGCGTCCGTCCGTGACCTGCTTGGCGCGGCCCTTGCCGCCCCCGTCGCCGTGCCCGGCGTACGGCGCGGCCAGTGCCTGAGCCGGCGACAGCGCCATGCCGGCGACGATCGTCGCGACGGCCAGCGACCGGGCCCCCGAGGCCCGACAAAACACGTCAATCACCCTGATAACCGCCATTGGTATCCCGCCGGTTCGTTGATTTCGCCCCACCGTCATACCCTCCGGCCGCAAACTCCCCGGAAGCCCCAGCTCATGACTCCTCCCGTACGGGGTGGCCGGGGGCTGAGTACGCCGGACGGACCCACGCCCCATAGGGTGCGGCGTATGACGGCGAAGCGACCTCCGAACGTCAGTTCCGACAGCGGCACCCGCCGGGCACTCGCACGGGCGCGGGACGGCAAGACCCTCGACCTCGCCGAGGCGGCGACCCTGCTGCGCGCCCGCGGCGACGACCTCGACGCACTGCTCGCACACGCCTCGCGGGTCAGGGACGCGGGCCTGGAGGCCGTCGGGCGGCCCGGCGTCATCACCTACAGCCGCAAGGTGTTCATCCCGCTGACCCGGCTGTGCCGGGACAGA contains these protein-coding regions:
- a CDS encoding class I SAM-dependent methyltransferase produces the protein MSAERAAQLEYSEFQAAMLDEDKRRRKAAKIIAVLAHFLGRDAAKPGEVLSGLTVGDVGCSAGFIADELAAAGARRTLGLDIDVPGLRKASDRFGGRVAFVCADGSRLPFPDGSIDVLVFNHIYEHVVDPDAVIADMHRVLSDDGVLYLGLGNRLGVMEPHYKLPFLSYLPPAAADRYVRAFGRADHYYERFRTRPGLRRMLADFHVWDYTFPVLAAPERFAGGELFPGAVGRAAKATLERTPRPALRALLPVVPTYLWVATKTPRRPLGAPLPQPPEPVRTSR
- a CDS encoding lysylphosphatidylglycerol synthase transmembrane domain-containing protein, encoding MSRRKVVRALFLLVALGFGVWAVASQWTAVADGFTRLSWAELAGSLVAVLGALVAGMLMWRALLADLGSPLAFTDASKIFFVGQLGKYIPGSVWPMLAQMEMGRDHGIPRPRSAAAFFLTYPIYLGTGLLVAVVTLPVLAGQSVARYAWLLLLVPVVAAALHPRVVNGVIAFGLRKLRRPPLERPLTRRGVLVACGWALAGWAAYGVHLALIVHGLGAGGPSAVILSFGAFALAWCLGFVFVIAPAGAGVREVAMVAALAPVLDRPAAIAAALCSRLIVSVGDLVCAGAAGLASRRAVRTRKEPVVRA
- a CDS encoding glycosyltransferase family 4 protein; translated protein: MTPRVLVDAAAVPADRGALIRYVDGLVAALHEAGADVAVVCQRADAERYAALAPSARILSGPPAITNRDKRLAWEQTGLPVLARHAGAQVIHAPYYSIPLGSGLPTVATVHDVTSFTDPDQHDPVRASFFRSATRTAVRHANRVIVPSKATMDELVRVLDADPTRIDVAYHGVDPALFHPPAPEDVRRVAGRIGLHGRPYVAYLGALEPRKNVPNLVTGFGRAVAHLATPPALVLAGGPAWDEEVDAAVAALPPRVKVVRPGYLPFADLPGFLGGALVVASPSRCEGFGLPVLEAMACGAPVLTTHRTSLPEVGGDAVAYTEPDADSIARTLRALLESPERRESLARAGVTRSREFTWRHSAEAHLVAYQRAVED
- a CDS encoding NDP-sugar synthase, with product MRESSVRSPDGLEAILLVGGQGTRLRPLTLSTPKPLLPTAGVPFLAHQLAKARAYGVRRVVFATSYRASMFTEAFGDGSAFGLEIVYMTEDTPLGTGGAIRNAAQALTCAAEAPVLVLNGDILSGHDIAAQVDLHVARGAAVTLHLTEVDDPSRFGCVPTDGDGRVSAFLEKTPNPVTNRINAGCYVFRRSVIDTIPEGQVVSVERETFPGLIAAGALVLGFADSSYWLDVGTPAAFVQGSADLVLGKLDSPALPGPAGERLLLDGAVVSPEAKVTGGTVVCARAMVEAGASVRGSVLSEGCHVASGATVIDSVVGVGARVAPGAVLRQVVVGDGALIGPGNELTSGMRVWPGITLPECAVRFSSDV
- a CDS encoding DNA-3-methyladenine glycosylase family protein, with protein sequence MLPVPGAALRERRWRPSAPLDVVLTLSPHRRGGGDPAWRRTPDGAIWRTSRTPEGPGTLRVTASGDEVRGQAWGPGSGWLLETLPSLLGADDDVAGFAAMLARLTRSHDSRHARAAAFVAGLAGRATGLRIGRSLRVFEALAPAVLEQKVVGREAWRAWRFLLRRYGEPAPGPAPEGMYVVPPPEVWRAIPSWDWHRAGAEAVRARTIVNAARHAEKLERTTTTTAEASAEADRLLRALPGIGVWTSAEVRQRAHGDPDAPSVGDFHLPGIVGYALTGRKTDDDGMLELLEPFRGHRHRVVRLIELSGVRPPARGPRMAPRDYRAF